A window of Diospyros lotus cultivar Yz01 chromosome 14, ASM1463336v1, whole genome shotgun sequence contains these coding sequences:
- the LOC127790526 gene encoding uncharacterized protein LOC127790526: MMKMKGGLSPPSLEQSKEITCEEVENVHHQGMAGKDGGSGVEEDSIDAISEQVTLTSLHKRGEEAEPIWEKCDLWRQEQKTRAARRLEEQLKARWAIEELIQENLTRFHTHYNLAKAPTRPKDVAQLLMPKGAAAHEMAALAWLGDWRPSAVLDLLWSLCHSWSALSPALSNGGEQALQSLIHEIRIEEAVLDEEVAEIQAKCVLHLPFGAVNGGAKRPAMAAVQEEMRKIKQAVSKAQNLRFKAVEMVVKKVLSKIDAAEFWVAFMGIQDLIHQLATQQRLRKGPVSLPVKGLGM; encoded by the exons atgatgaagatgaaggggGGGCTCTCTCCTCCGTCCCT GGAACAGAGCAAAGAAATTACGTGCGAGGAAGTGGAAAATGTTCATCACCAAGGAATGGCTGGGAAAGACGGAGGATCAGGAGTGGAAGAAGATTCCATCGACGCCATATCAGAGCAAGTCACACTCACGAGTCTTCACAAACGAG GTGAAGAGGCAGAGCCAATCTGGGAGAAGTGTGATCTGTGGAGGCAAGAACAGAAGACGAGAGCAGCGAGGAGGCTGGAGGAACAGTTGAAGGCGAGATGGGCCATTGAGGAGCTAATCCAGGAAAACCTGACCCGTTTCCACACCCATTACAACCTGGCCAAGGCCCCGACCCGGCCCAAGGACGTGGCCCAACTGCTCATGCCCAAGGGCGCAGCCGCCCACGAGATGGCCGCCCTGGCGTGGCTCGGAGACTGGCGGCCCTCCGCTGTGCTGGACCTCCTTTGGTCGCTGTGCCACTCCTGGTCCGCGTTGTCTCCGGCCCTGTCCAACGGCGGCGAGCAGGCCTTGCAGAGCCTCATCCACGAGATTCGAATCGAAGAGGCGGTGCTGGACGAGGAAGTGGCGGAGATCCAGGCCAAGTGCGTGCTGCACCTCCCTTTCGGCGCCGTCAACGGCGGCGCAAAGAGGCCGGCGATGGCGGCGGTGCAGGAGGAGATGAGGAAGATCAAGCAGGCCGTTTCCAAGGCCCAGAACCTAAGGTTCAAGGCGGTTGAGATGGTGGTGAAGAAGGTGCTGAGCAAGATCGACGCGGCGGAATTCTGGGTTGCGTTTATGGGGATTCAGGATTTGATCCACCAGTTAGCGACGCAGCAGAGGCTGCGGAAGGGACCCGTCTCGCTGCCCGTGAAGGGCTTGGGGATGTAG